From Dietzia sp. ANT_WB102, a single genomic window includes:
- a CDS encoding ABC transporter ATP-binding protein: MITIKELTVRYGNAHAVRAASFTAPSGQVTAIVGPNGAGKTSLMSAVFGSVPATGRVEIDGEDISGAPAGTRLRKGLAYVPQGRQLFPRLTVRENLEIGARLVGVRNTALDSAFESFPILRTRQRQLAGVLSGGEQQMLVLARALLVTPSVLLLDEMTTGLSPKITGELLERVRDLADSGVTVVVAEPALHRVAKIVDRGYVMMRGTVTGPEGDSTALDAAYRSAMGVLEEAL; the protein is encoded by the coding sequence ATGATCACGATCAAGGAACTCACGGTCCGCTACGGAAACGCCCATGCCGTGCGCGCGGCGTCATTCACTGCGCCATCCGGACAGGTGACCGCGATCGTCGGCCCCAACGGAGCCGGCAAGACGAGCCTGATGTCGGCAGTGTTCGGCTCGGTCCCCGCCACCGGACGGGTGGAGATCGACGGTGAGGACATTAGCGGTGCCCCCGCGGGCACTCGACTACGAAAGGGGCTGGCGTACGTCCCACAGGGGCGTCAACTCTTCCCGCGGCTCACCGTGCGGGAGAACCTCGAGATCGGCGCCCGCTTGGTGGGCGTACGCAACACGGCCCTGGACTCTGCTTTCGAGAGCTTCCCGATCCTTCGGACACGGCAGCGCCAGCTCGCTGGTGTTCTCTCGGGGGGTGAGCAGCAGATGCTCGTGCTGGCCCGGGCCCTGCTGGTGACCCCGAGCGTGCTGCTGCTTGATGAGATGACGACGGGACTGTCACCCAAGATCACCGGGGAGCTCCTGGAACGGGTCCGCGATCTCGCCGACTCCGGCGTGACTGTCGTGGTGGCCGAACCCGCCCTGCACCGGGTGGCGAAGATCGTCGACCGCGGGTACGTGATGATGCGCGGAACCGTCACCGGACCAGAAGGCGACTCGACTGCCCTTGACGCGGCATACCGTAGCGCCATGGGCGTATTGGAGGAGGCACTGTGA
- a CDS encoding ABC transporter ATP-binding protein encodes MTDASLPYEGGTPSLLSVAGVTKRYGGVTAVDDVSFDLAAGRVLGLVGPNGAGKTTLVDCIVGTQAATAGTVELDGRPLGSGPTRRAQAGLARTFQHPQLALELTPVENIVPGLVGRGISSYAGSFGAMLRGLSGTPRDVLAEAAELAAEYGVTTDAVPTGDLSLGAQRLVEIARAMAAQPKVLLLDEPFAGSDPDGIAAVSRAIHRVRDSGRSVVLVDHNVDLIADLSDTVVLLAEGRVAFRGDPVECMRSAEMQAVYFGAPVTTEETR; translated from the coding sequence ATGACCGACGCATCACTGCCTTACGAAGGCGGCACCCCCAGCCTGCTGTCCGTCGCCGGGGTGACCAAACGCTACGGCGGGGTCACCGCGGTCGACGACGTCAGCTTCGACCTGGCTGCTGGCCGCGTCCTCGGACTGGTCGGACCGAATGGCGCCGGCAAGACGACGCTCGTCGACTGCATCGTCGGCACCCAAGCCGCAACCGCCGGGACCGTCGAACTCGACGGCCGCCCCCTCGGATCCGGGCCCACCCGACGCGCGCAGGCCGGGCTCGCCCGCACCTTCCAGCACCCACAACTTGCTCTCGAACTGACGCCGGTGGAGAACATTGTTCCCGGGCTGGTGGGCCGCGGAATCAGCTCGTACGCCGGCTCCTTCGGCGCGATGCTCCGCGGACTCTCGGGAACCCCCCGGGATGTCCTGGCGGAGGCCGCCGAGCTCGCTGCCGAATACGGGGTCACGACCGACGCCGTACCAACGGGGGACCTCAGTCTTGGCGCCCAGCGGCTAGTCGAAATCGCACGCGCCATGGCCGCTCAACCGAAAGTGCTTCTGCTCGACGAGCCGTTCGCCGGCTCTGATCCGGACGGCATCGCGGCGGTCTCACGCGCCATTCACCGGGTCCGAGACTCCGGCCGCTCGGTGGTGCTCGTCGACCACAATGTCGACCTCATCGCAGACCTGTCCGACACCGTGGTCCTGCTCGCCGAAGGCCGTGTGGCTTTCCGCGGCGATCCGGTCGAGTGCATGCGCAGCGCGGAGATGCAGGCCGTCTACTTTGGCGCCCCAGTGACCACGGAGGAAACACGATGA
- a CDS encoding branched-chain amino acid ABC transporter permease produces the protein MSTTTQHTRPAVPPARAVPHRSPLRSVLGESALCLVVVAGVLAWMGPSLYRQDLVFLTATYALVALGMYLPFVLAGSLSMAYSAYAAIGAYAVAYLAVTQGVSPWWGWLVGMVLSAIVAVIIALATRKLSGFYLAAVTLLFALAFEHWLGDADSITGGSSGISAIPVPTFFGLELPRYALVVAAIAFVCLVAVLLDRLRRSAWGLSLSAARESTPAVQSSGISPTHLTVVALAAGAAIASTGGALFTASVQAVTPETFALDLVFLAIFMPIIGGRGSAWGAPLGALIVVAVTLNMPGYQGSGELLLAVVVLVILLLAPGGVIGWTRQAIERLRGKKG, from the coding sequence GTGAGCACCACAACACAGCACACCCGACCTGCGGTCCCACCCGCTCGCGCGGTCCCACACCGCTCACCCCTGCGTTCTGTCCTCGGCGAGAGTGCGCTCTGCCTCGTCGTCGTCGCCGGTGTCCTAGCCTGGATGGGGCCCAGCCTCTACCGCCAGGACCTGGTCTTCCTCACCGCCACCTACGCGCTCGTCGCGCTCGGCATGTACCTCCCATTCGTCCTCGCCGGCTCCCTCTCGATGGCCTACAGTGCCTACGCCGCGATCGGCGCGTATGCAGTGGCCTACCTCGCCGTTACGCAGGGCGTGTCCCCGTGGTGGGGTTGGTTGGTCGGAATGGTGCTCTCGGCGATCGTCGCAGTCATCATCGCACTCGCTACGCGCAAACTCTCCGGCTTCTACCTCGCGGCAGTGACGCTCTTGTTTGCGCTGGCCTTCGAACACTGGCTCGGCGATGCCGACAGCATCACCGGCGGCTCCTCCGGAATCTCCGCCATCCCGGTGCCGACGTTCTTCGGGCTCGAACTTCCGCGCTACGCGCTCGTCGTGGCCGCAATTGCGTTCGTCTGCCTCGTGGCAGTTCTTCTGGACCGCCTCCGTCGCTCCGCATGGGGACTGTCACTCTCCGCAGCCCGGGAAAGCACGCCCGCGGTGCAGTCCTCGGGCATCTCCCCCACCCATCTCACAGTTGTTGCCCTGGCAGCAGGCGCCGCCATCGCCTCCACCGGCGGGGCCCTATTCACCGCCTCCGTGCAAGCCGTGACCCCCGAGACATTTGCGCTCGACCTGGTGTTCCTGGCGATCTTCATGCCCATCATCGGCGGCCGAGGCTCCGCGTGGGGCGCTCCACTCGGTGCGCTCATCGTGGTGGCCGTCACGCTTAATATGCCCGGCTACCAGGGCTCGGGCGAACTGCTGCTCGCTGTGGTGGTGCTGGTGATCCTGCTACTGGCGCCGGGCGGCGTCATCGGATGGACGAGACAGGCCATCGAGCGCCTGCGCGGAAAGAAGGGATGA
- a CDS encoding branched-chain amino acid ABC transporter permease: MDDLQLWLAAAEIGCFFALVALSIYLVVVGADFFNFAAGPYAMTAAMLTGYAATMWGVPVFLGALLGIAVGIVISILTEITVVKPVQRRSGGAELPALVAVTATLFAIQQLAGTLFGRTPLPVQNLLPISDFHLGSLSVQGTTITIVLVTAVVLTATVLWLRMTQTGQLLRAVGDNHTAAQTIGVNVNRVRLWAFGISGAIAAIAGIVFAAKSGVQFTSGLSWTLTGFLALVIGGTGKPWAPLVGGLALGCVQVFGSYYFGATGSSIAIFVIALVFFAFRPEGLFQRKVRV, translated from the coding sequence ATGGACGACCTGCAACTCTGGCTAGCCGCGGCCGAGATCGGCTGCTTCTTCGCCCTCGTCGCGCTATCGATTTACCTCGTCGTCGTCGGCGCCGACTTCTTCAACTTCGCCGCCGGCCCCTACGCCATGACCGCGGCGATGCTCACCGGATACGCGGCCACGATGTGGGGCGTGCCTGTTTTCCTCGGCGCGCTCCTCGGCATCGCGGTAGGAATCGTGATCTCCATCCTCACCGAGATCACCGTGGTCAAACCCGTTCAGCGTCGCTCGGGCGGTGCGGAACTCCCCGCGCTTGTGGCGGTCACAGCCACGCTCTTCGCGATCCAGCAACTCGCCGGCACCCTCTTCGGACGCACACCACTGCCAGTGCAGAACCTGCTCCCGATCTCGGACTTCCACCTCGGCTCCCTCTCAGTGCAGGGCACCACCATCACGATCGTCCTGGTCACCGCCGTCGTCCTGACCGCCACCGTCCTGTGGCTGCGGATGACGCAGACCGGTCAGCTTCTGCGCGCTGTCGGAGACAACCACACCGCCGCCCAGACCATCGGCGTCAACGTCAACCGCGTGCGGCTCTGGGCGTTCGGTATCTCCGGCGCCATCGCGGCGATCGCCGGCATCGTCTTCGCCGCCAAATCCGGCGTGCAGTTCACCAGCGGACTGTCCTGGACCCTCACCGGGTTCCTTGCTCTGGTCATCGGCGGCACCGGCAAACCCTGGGCCCCGCTCGTCGGAGGTCTCGCCCTGGGCTGCGTACAGGTCTTCGGAAGTTACTACTTCGGCGCCACCGGCAGCTCGATAGCCATCTTTGTGATCGCACTCGTCTTCTTCGCCTTCCGACCAGAAGGTCTCTTCCAGCGAAAGGTGCGTGTCTAG
- a CDS encoding ABC transporter substrate-binding protein codes for MKRPRFTRTLLAAALAPVIATAACASVEDPVDDYIVIGMDEDSTGPGASYATIAGTTVRATIDRLNAEGGINGTPVRLVVENDESSPTNTPSIIRKLKDQGAAAVILSTGSGAALQAKQVSETAEIVTIAPVALTDSVAGPPGNEYAYMVPNPLAQYAEVYCGAFKAGGNGRLAILADASPAISGILATLDPKLQECIEVVDTRKAAVDAADLTAGVSRLLDSKPDAVLVASVGGNFELTAQNTLHRLAPGLQRFSLASIGNQPEAWNLANPGSLDGLVFMGSLSTQNQRTTELEQWLRTIKGPDYSLTAYDAQAYDAVMLIKHAIELAGTHTDPQKLNEAMQQVQDVPASFGQEQLTLSFNPDKHIAPDSVCGLVLVEFGPDNTPVGPWSDYQPECTPEEGEA; via the coding sequence ATGAAGAGACCACGATTCACCAGGACCCTTCTGGCTGCGGCACTCGCCCCCGTCATCGCGACCGCCGCCTGTGCCTCGGTCGAGGATCCGGTGGACGACTACATCGTGATCGGGATGGACGAAGATTCGACGGGACCCGGCGCGTCTTACGCGACCATCGCCGGCACCACCGTTCGCGCGACGATCGACCGCCTGAACGCCGAGGGCGGCATCAACGGAACACCGGTGCGGCTCGTAGTGGAGAACGACGAAAGCAGCCCCACCAACACTCCGTCCATCATTCGAAAGCTCAAGGACCAGGGCGCCGCCGCAGTGATCCTGTCCACCGGAAGTGGAGCAGCGCTTCAGGCCAAGCAGGTCTCTGAGACCGCGGAGATCGTCACCATCGCCCCAGTCGCACTGACCGACTCCGTCGCTGGCCCACCAGGCAACGAGTACGCCTACATGGTGCCCAACCCACTGGCCCAGTACGCCGAGGTTTACTGCGGCGCATTCAAGGCCGGAGGCAATGGACGACTGGCGATCCTCGCGGATGCGAGCCCCGCGATCTCGGGAATCCTCGCCACCCTCGACCCCAAACTGCAGGAGTGCATCGAGGTCGTCGACACCCGTAAGGCCGCCGTCGACGCAGCCGACCTCACCGCCGGGGTCAGCCGACTCCTCGATTCAAAGCCAGACGCCGTGCTCGTCGCCAGCGTCGGCGGCAACTTCGAGCTGACGGCGCAGAACACCCTGCACCGCCTCGCCCCCGGGCTGCAACGCTTCTCACTCGCCTCCATCGGTAACCAGCCGGAAGCGTGGAACCTCGCCAATCCGGGCTCACTCGACGGACTGGTTTTCATGGGAAGCCTCAGCACCCAGAACCAGCGGACCACCGAACTCGAACAGTGGCTGCGCACCATCAAGGGGCCCGACTACTCGCTCACCGCCTACGACGCTCAGGCCTACGACGCCGTGATGCTCATCAAACACGCGATCGAGCTCGCTGGGACCCACACGGATCCGCAAAAACTCAACGAAGCCATGCAACAGGTGCAAGATGTTCCCGCCAGCTTCGGGCAAGAACAGTTGACCCTGTCCTTTAACCCGGACAAGCACATCGCCCCGGACTCGGTCTGCGGCTTGGTGCTGGTCGAGTTTGGTCCGGACAACACCCCGGTCGGCCCCTGGTCCGACTACCAGCCCGAATGCACACCCGAGGAGGGCGAAGCCTGA
- a CDS encoding TetR/AcrR family transcriptional regulator — MSRQAQIKFVAAKLFVENGVAGTSVRDIADGVGMLSGSLYHHFPSKDAIAFTIVSDFLADLISRYESVLPHVNGMREEFGALVHSSIDVATAHPYATEIYQNERSFHGPQAPSEISDAVERAHHFWTNTAEQASRKGDLRAEMDPLEFARMLREGVWWSVRYHRESLAETASTVADTLLTLFLDGATPRPVSSGGPSTLEHRVDQIEARLDRLARHQPN, encoded by the coding sequence GTGAGCCGTCAAGCCCAGATCAAGTTCGTTGCCGCAAAACTGTTCGTCGAGAACGGCGTGGCCGGAACGAGTGTGCGCGATATAGCTGACGGGGTCGGCATGCTCTCCGGCAGCTTGTACCACCACTTCCCTTCCAAGGACGCAATCGCCTTCACCATCGTCTCCGATTTTCTCGCAGACCTGATCAGCCGCTATGAGTCGGTTCTCCCGCACGTCAACGGGATGCGAGAAGAGTTCGGCGCGCTGGTCCACTCTTCAATCGACGTCGCGACCGCGCATCCGTACGCGACAGAGATCTATCAGAACGAACGCTCGTTTCACGGCCCCCAGGCTCCGTCTGAGATCTCGGATGCCGTCGAGCGTGCGCACCACTTTTGGACGAACACTGCGGAGCAGGCCAGTCGGAAGGGTGATCTACGTGCGGAAATGGACCCACTAGAATTCGCGCGGATGTTGCGCGAGGGCGTGTGGTGGTCAGTGCGGTATCACCGTGAGTCGTTGGCCGAGACCGCCTCGACGGTTGCCGACACACTTCTCACCCTGTTCCTCGATGGCGCCACCCCCCGGCCGGTCTCGTCGGGAGGCCCCAGCACGCTCGAACATCGAGTTGATCAGATCGAGGCTCGGTTAGACCGCCTCGCCCGCCACCAGCCGAACTGA
- a CDS encoding YdcF family protein — MRPRSLRRRIAVLATALVLLTGTVTGLTAARAVLFPRVDSPDHVDAIVVVAGANDDRYVYARHLAEEGVSDHILVSQPSPGGRDTYSAAIESYCAASPVTARDGRRIRVECFEPDIGTTEGETTAATRIARDRGYESLLVVTYWGHVSRVRIYFEQCFDGPVYVTDTPRPLSRSRKHALLHETGGYVKAFLKPAC; from the coding sequence GTGAGACCCCGCTCCCTACGCCGCCGAATCGCAGTTCTCGCGACAGCGCTAGTGCTCCTGACCGGCACTGTGACGGGGTTGACGGCCGCGCGCGCCGTACTCTTCCCGCGTGTCGACTCCCCCGACCACGTCGACGCGATCGTTGTCGTGGCCGGTGCGAACGACGACCGCTACGTCTACGCGCGCCACCTCGCCGAAGAAGGGGTGTCCGACCACATCCTGGTCTCGCAGCCCTCCCCCGGAGGCCGCGACACCTACTCGGCCGCGATCGAGTCCTACTGCGCCGCCAGCCCGGTCACCGCACGCGACGGGCGGCGCATCCGGGTCGAGTGCTTTGAACCGGACATCGGCACCACCGAGGGGGAGACGACTGCCGCGACGCGCATCGCCCGCGACCGCGGCTACGAGTCACTTCTCGTGGTGACCTACTGGGGGCACGTGTCGCGGGTCCGCATCTACTTCGAGCAGTGCTTTGACGGGCCGGTCTACGTCACCGACACGCCCCGGCCACTGTCGCGGTCGCGGAAGCACGCGCTCCTGCACGAGACCGGCGGTTACGTCAAAGCCTTCCTCAAGCCCGCCTGCTGA